Proteins found in one Herbiconiux sp. A18JL235 genomic segment:
- a CDS encoding MFS transporter, protein MSTSVIDAPSGRGGAAATNTRGRVILASLIGTSIEFYDFYVYATAAVLVFPALFFANSDPTISLLSSFAVFGVAFIARPVGSILFGHFGDRIGRKKTLVASLLTMGIATVLIGALPTGLTPGWEIIAPGLLVLFRFCQGLGLGGEWSGAALLATENAPEGRRAIYGTFPQLGAPIGFIIANVVFLVLSTTLDPEHFLAWGWRVPFLASAVLVIIGLYVRFKLVETPAFTKVVEKGEVAKLPLARVFKTSWRPLILGTFIMLATYVLFYLMTTFTLTFGTTASSVEQAQAAAEAAGKAFDPSTFVPGLGYNRNDFLIMLVIGCVFFGIFTLVSGPLAERFGRRNSLFWTTVGIAAFGLFFVPLFAGGFVGVMALLIIGFTLMGLTFGPMGSTLPELFPSNVRYTGSAISYNVASILGAAVAPFIAVALWQAANGSPALVGNYLSLMALITLAALYLSKETRDLAFDDNVS, encoded by the coding sequence ATGTCCACATCCGTCATCGACGCGCCGTCCGGCCGGGGCGGCGCCGCCGCCACCAATACCCGCGGACGGGTCATCCTCGCCAGCCTCATCGGCACGTCGATCGAGTTCTACGACTTCTACGTCTACGCCACGGCCGCCGTGCTGGTGTTCCCGGCGCTGTTCTTCGCGAACTCCGACCCCACCATCTCGCTCCTGTCGTCGTTCGCCGTGTTCGGTGTCGCGTTCATCGCCCGCCCGGTCGGCTCCATCCTGTTCGGTCACTTCGGCGACCGCATCGGCCGCAAGAAGACCCTGGTCGCTTCCCTTCTCACCATGGGCATCGCGACGGTGCTCATCGGCGCCCTGCCCACCGGCCTCACCCCCGGCTGGGAGATCATCGCCCCCGGTCTGCTGGTGCTGTTCCGCTTCTGCCAGGGTCTCGGCCTCGGCGGCGAGTGGTCGGGCGCGGCGCTGCTGGCCACCGAGAACGCGCCCGAGGGCCGCCGCGCCATCTACGGCACCTTCCCGCAGCTCGGTGCCCCCATCGGCTTCATCATCGCGAACGTCGTCTTCCTCGTGCTGAGCACCACGCTCGACCCCGAGCACTTCCTCGCCTGGGGCTGGCGCGTGCCGTTCCTCGCCAGCGCGGTGCTCGTGATCATCGGTCTCTACGTGCGCTTCAAGCTGGTCGAGACGCCGGCCTTCACGAAGGTCGTCGAGAAGGGCGAGGTGGCGAAGCTCCCCCTCGCGCGCGTGTTCAAGACCAGCTGGCGGCCGCTCATCCTGGGCACGTTCATCATGCTGGCCACCTACGTGCTGTTCTACCTGATGACCACCTTCACCCTCACCTTCGGCACGACCGCCTCCTCGGTCGAGCAGGCGCAGGCGGCGGCCGAGGCGGCCGGCAAGGCCTTCGACCCCTCCACCTTCGTGCCGGGTCTCGGTTACAACCGCAACGACTTCCTCATCATGCTGGTCATCGGCTGCGTGTTCTTCGGCATCTTCACGCTGGTGTCGGGCCCCCTCGCCGAGCGGTTCGGCCGTCGCAACTCGCTGTTCTGGACCACGGTCGGCATCGCCGCCTTCGGCCTGTTCTTCGTGCCGCTGTTCGCGGGCGGGTTCGTCGGCGTGATGGCCCTGCTCATCATCGGCTTCACGCTGATGGGTCTCACCTTCGGCCCGATGGGTTCGACCCTGCCCGAGCTGTTCCCCTCGAACGTGCGGTACACCGGGTCGGCGATCAGCTACAACGTCGCGTCGATCCTCGGCGCCGCGGTCGCCCCCTTCATCGCGGTGGCCCTGTGGCAGGCGGCGAACGGCAGCCCGGCGCTGGTCGGCAACTACCTGTCGCTGATGGCCCTCATCACCCTGGCCGCGCTGTACCTGAGCAAGGAGACGCGCGACCTGGCCTTCGACGACAACGTCAGCTGA
- a CDS encoding isochorismatase family protein: MARALFIIDVQNDFIEGGALGVEGGTAVANGISKLLSEHREAYDYVIASRDWHDPESSNGGHFALEGEPDYRSSWPVHCVAGTWGAEYHDELTTNAIDHHVRKGQGEPAYSIYEGTTEEGGTVHELLDANGVTDVDIAGLATDHCVRASALDAIEHGRHVRIITDLIAGVSPETSRAAIAELAHAGADLVTSDLVER; the protein is encoded by the coding sequence ATGGCACGAGCGCTGTTCATCATCGACGTTCAGAACGACTTCATCGAGGGCGGTGCGCTGGGGGTCGAGGGCGGCACCGCCGTCGCCAACGGCATCTCGAAGCTGCTCTCCGAGCATCGCGAGGCCTACGACTACGTGATCGCTTCGCGCGACTGGCACGACCCCGAGTCAAGCAACGGCGGCCACTTCGCCCTCGAAGGCGAGCCCGACTACCGCAGCAGCTGGCCCGTGCACTGCGTCGCGGGCACCTGGGGCGCCGAGTACCACGACGAGCTCACCACCAACGCCATCGACCACCACGTGCGCAAAGGTCAGGGTGAGCCCGCCTACTCCATCTACGAGGGCACCACGGAGGAGGGCGGCACCGTTCACGAGCTGCTCGACGCCAACGGGGTGACCGACGTCGACATCGCCGGTCTCGCGACCGACCACTGCGTGCGCGCATCCGCTCTCGATGCCATCGAGCACGGCCGTCACGTGCGCATCATCACCGACCTCATCGCCGGGGTGTCGCCGGAGACGTCGCGGGCGGCCATTGCCGAACTCGCGCACGCGGGCGCCGATCTCGTGACCTCCGACCTCGTCGAGCGCTGA
- the dacB gene encoding D-alanyl-D-alanine carboxypeptidase/D-alanyl-D-alanine-endopeptidase — MSAPPARTPGLRGSIARRPRLWAAGAAAVVALVLGGGAFAAGAVMAGGTTASAPPVAVSAPLRTQTQTPTPTPTPTPDPRAHPQAVAAPAPVRTCSVAGLSLDGRLGTFLGAVRNATTGEVLFDRGAGSYARTASVMKVLTSAAALAVLGSAHQVPTTVVKGANPGEVVLVGGGDITLASGSANIYPGAASMLDLAAQVQAAWAADPSTAGTPITSIVLDASVFSGDRWQPSWNRKELYDGYSSEVTGLQVDGDRAEPSANVSTRSENAVLTAGQAFAGALGVPGATLAEGLAPAGAAQLGQVLSAPLSTMIPDALQRSDNTEAEMLARLVAVELGVGNDFAALQTAIPQALARYGLDTSGLVIADGSGLSDDNGVSPDFLTRLFMKINAHESELGIIYDGLPVGGVSGTLAGRFTDSPAAGSVIAKTGWIDTGYTLSGIVNAADGTVLTFAFFALDDVDDSARAALDALTTGVYECGNALSNS; from the coding sequence ATGTCGGCTCCTCCCGCCCGCACCCCCGGCCTCCGGGGGTCGATCGCCCGCCGCCCGCGGCTGTGGGCGGCCGGCGCTGCCGCCGTGGTGGCGCTCGTGCTGGGGGGTGGGGCCTTCGCGGCCGGTGCTGTGATGGCGGGCGGCACCACAGCATCCGCTCCTCCGGTGGCGGTCTCGGCGCCTCTGCGGACGCAGACGCAGACGCCGACACCGACCCCCACGCCGACTCCCGACCCCCGCGCCCATCCGCAGGCGGTGGCCGCGCCGGCGCCCGTTCGCACCTGCTCGGTCGCCGGGCTCTCGCTCGACGGCCGCCTCGGCACCTTCCTCGGCGCGGTGCGCAACGCCACCACGGGCGAGGTGCTGTTCGATCGTGGCGCCGGCAGCTACGCCCGCACGGCGAGCGTGATGAAGGTGCTCACCAGCGCGGCGGCGCTCGCCGTGCTGGGTTCGGCTCACCAGGTGCCCACCACCGTCGTGAAGGGCGCGAACCCGGGCGAGGTCGTGTTGGTGGGCGGCGGTGACATCACCCTCGCGAGCGGCTCGGCCAACATCTATCCCGGAGCCGCGAGCATGCTCGACCTCGCCGCTCAGGTGCAGGCGGCGTGGGCTGCCGACCCGTCGACGGCGGGAACCCCCATCACCTCGATCGTGCTCGACGCGAGCGTGTTCTCGGGCGACCGGTGGCAGCCGTCGTGGAACCGCAAGGAGCTCTACGACGGCTACTCGTCGGAGGTCACCGGGCTGCAGGTCGACGGCGACCGTGCCGAGCCCTCGGCGAACGTCTCGACCCGCAGCGAGAACGCCGTGCTCACGGCCGGCCAAGCGTTCGCCGGCGCCCTTGGTGTGCCAGGCGCCACCCTGGCCGAGGGCCTCGCGCCCGCGGGGGCGGCGCAGCTCGGTCAGGTGCTGTCGGCGCCGCTGTCGACGATGATCCCGGATGCGCTGCAGCGCAGCGACAACACCGAAGCCGAGATGCTGGCACGGCTGGTGGCCGTGGAGCTCGGCGTCGGCAACGACTTTGCCGCGCTGCAGACGGCGATTCCGCAGGCGCTCGCCCGCTACGGGCTCGACACCTCGGGCCTCGTCATCGCCGACGGCTCGGGCCTCAGCGACGACAACGGGGTCTCGCCCGACTTCCTCACCCGGCTGTTCATGAAGATCAACGCGCACGAGAGCGAACTGGGCATCATCTACGACGGGCTCCCGGTAGGTGGGGTGAGCGGCACCCTCGCCGGCCGCTTCACCGACTCGCCCGCCGCCGGGAGCGTCATCGCGAAGACCGGGTGGATCGACACCGGCTACACGCTGTCGGGCATCGTCAACGCCGCCGACGGCACCGTGCTCACCTTCGCCTTCTTCGCCCTCGACGACGTGGACGACAGCGCCAGGGCGGCGCTCGACGCGCTCACCACGGGAGTCTACGAGTGCGGCAACGCGCTCTCGAACAGCTGA
- a CDS encoding ABC transporter ATP-binding protein, whose protein sequence is MSAVIEVRGLTKHYRSVTAVDDVTFSVEENTICGLLGRNGAGKTTLMQLLTGQEFATSGEVRVFGESPVENSHVLQRTSFIKESQKYPDDFLPKHVFASAPWFFPHWDADFAATLIDDFRVPLKRPVKKLSRGQLSSIGVIVGLASRAPLTFFDEPYLGLDAVARQTFYDRLLDDYAEHPRTVILSTHLIDEVSNLLEHVLLIDEGRILLDQDAESLRGSATTVVGTRTAVDAFVRGREVLHRDHLGGLASVTIGRLDAAERAEAAAAGLELTPVSLQQLVVQKTSASLNDFEQKDHEVSA, encoded by the coding sequence ATGAGCGCCGTCATCGAGGTCAGGGGCCTTACCAAGCACTACCGCAGCGTCACCGCCGTCGACGACGTCACGTTCTCCGTCGAGGAGAACACCATCTGCGGCCTGCTCGGCCGCAACGGCGCCGGCAAGACCACGCTCATGCAGCTGCTCACCGGCCAGGAGTTCGCCACCAGCGGCGAGGTGCGGGTGTTCGGCGAGTCGCCCGTCGAGAACTCCCACGTGCTGCAGCGCACCAGCTTCATCAAGGAGAGCCAGAAGTACCCCGACGACTTCCTCCCGAAGCACGTCTTCGCGAGCGCCCCGTGGTTCTTCCCGCACTGGGACGCCGACTTCGCCGCCACCCTCATCGACGACTTCCGGGTGCCGCTCAAGCGGCCGGTCAAGAAGCTGTCCCGCGGCCAGCTCTCCTCCATCGGCGTCATCGTCGGTCTCGCCTCGCGGGCGCCGCTGACGTTCTTCGACGAGCCCTACCTGGGGCTGGATGCGGTGGCCCGGCAGACCTTCTACGACCGCCTCCTCGACGACTACGCCGAGCATCCGCGCACCGTCATCCTCTCCACCCACCTCATCGACGAGGTCTCCAACCTCCTCGAGCACGTGCTGCTCATCGACGAGGGGCGCATCCTGCTCGATCAGGATGCGGAGAGCCTGCGCGGGTCGGCCACCACCGTCGTCGGCACCCGCACCGCCGTCGACGCGTTCGTCCGGGGTCGCGAGGTGCTGCACCGCGACCACCTCGGCGGACTCGCCTCCGTCACCATCGGGCGGCTCGACGCCGCCGAGCGGGCCGAGGCCGCCGCAGCGGGGCTCGAGCTCACGCCGGTGTCGCTGCAACAGCTCGTCGTGCAGAAGACGAGCGCCTCCCTGAACGACTTCGAGCAGAAAGACCACGAGGTGAGCGCATGA
- a CDS encoding GntR family transcriptional regulator, with protein MNQPRVVVVDESRPIFVQIAEQIENDIIGGALPEETQVPSTNEFAAFHRINPATAGKGVNLLVDEGILYKKRGIGMFVAEGARDRLVAKRRDQFETEYVQPLVTEADKLGISREELAAMIRGGSR; from the coding sequence ATGAACCAACCAAGGGTCGTCGTCGTGGATGAGTCACGACCGATCTTCGTTCAGATCGCCGAGCAGATCGAGAACGACATCATCGGGGGCGCGCTCCCCGAAGAGACCCAGGTTCCCTCCACGAACGAGTTCGCGGCGTTCCACCGCATCAACCCGGCGACCGCCGGGAAGGGCGTGAACCTGCTCGTCGACGAGGGGATCCTCTACAAGAAGAGGGGAATCGGCATGTTCGTCGCCGAAGGGGCGCGTGACCGCCTCGTGGCCAAGCGCCGCGACCAGTTCGAGACCGAGTACGTGCAGCCGCTCGTCACCGAGGCCGACAAGCTCGGCATCTCGCGTGAGGAGCTCGCTGCGATGATCAGAGGAGGCTCACGATGA
- a CDS encoding Gfo/Idh/MocA family protein, translated as MTELRWGIVGTGGIASAFTTDLLATGHSVAAVGSRTESSADDFASRFGIATAHGSYAELVADPDVDVVYVATPHPSHAADAQLAIAAGKHVLVEKSFTVNEAEARAVQTAAADAGVVVMEAMWTRFLPHMVRVREIIADGTLGDVRTVIADHGQKLPSDPQHRINNRELGGGGLLDLAIYPVSFAVDVLGLPSRILASATMSGTGVDRQTALIFEHEGGRQSMSQSAIDARGPVRAAVIGTDARIEIDSWWYSPTSFSVIASDDSVIERFEQPVVSRGMQYQADEIERLIEAGESSSPILPLEESVAIMGVLDEVRRQIGLSYPGE; from the coding sequence GTGACCGAACTCCGCTGGGGAATCGTGGGCACCGGAGGCATCGCCTCGGCCTTCACCACCGATCTGCTCGCCACCGGCCATTCCGTGGCGGCCGTGGGCTCGCGCACGGAGTCGTCGGCCGACGACTTCGCCTCCCGCTTCGGCATCGCCACCGCGCACGGCAGCTACGCCGAGCTGGTCGCCGACCCCGATGTCGACGTCGTCTACGTGGCCACCCCGCATCCGTCCCACGCGGCGGATGCCCAGCTCGCCATCGCAGCCGGCAAGCACGTGCTCGTCGAGAAGTCGTTCACAGTGAACGAGGCCGAGGCCAGAGCCGTCCAGACCGCCGCCGCTGACGCCGGCGTAGTGGTGATGGAGGCGATGTGGACACGGTTCCTCCCGCACATGGTGCGAGTGCGCGAGATCATCGCCGATGGCACCCTCGGCGACGTGCGCACGGTGATCGCCGACCACGGCCAGAAGCTGCCCTCCGACCCGCAGCACCGCATCAACAACCGGGAGCTCGGCGGCGGCGGCCTCCTCGACCTCGCCATCTATCCCGTGTCGTTCGCCGTCGACGTGCTCGGCCTGCCCTCGCGCATCCTCGCGAGCGCCACCATGTCGGGCACGGGTGTCGACCGGCAGACCGCCCTCATCTTCGAGCACGAGGGTGGGCGCCAGTCGATGTCGCAGAGCGCCATCGACGCGCGCGGGCCGGTGCGGGCCGCGGTCATCGGTACGGATGCACGAATCGAGATCGATTCTTGGTGGTACTCCCCGACGTCGTTCAGCGTCATCGCCTCCGACGACAGCGTCATCGAGCGGTTCGAGCAGCCCGTCGTCTCACGTGGGATGCAGTACCAGGCCGACGAGATCGAGCGCCTCATCGAGGCGGGGGAGAGCTCGAGCCCGATCCTGCCGCTCGAGGAGTCGGTGGCGATCATGGGTGTGCTCGACGAGGTGCGCCGTCAGATCGGCCTGAGCTACCCGGGCGAGTAG